From the genome of Bacteroides sp. MSB163, one region includes:
- a CDS encoding RagB/SusD family nutrient uptake outer membrane protein, whose product MFRKQYIITAFLALTAVFSGCTNLDEEVFSSIPEKDFYKTESEFLAAMVPVYSGMRAMTDWQNWWDLEETTDVCVTPVKNHGLWYDGGIYIRLHQHSWTEEDPHLNAIWNVLYAGVSSANRVLYQFENSSIEMAGKQNYISELKVARAFYYYLLLEAFGNVPIIDRFDVPDGYLPATEPRAKVFQFVETELKNNIDNLSEDRLSTYGRFNKWNAKMLLARMYLNAEAWIGTPMYSECEALCDEIILANKYRLDGDYSLPFSTNNELSNETMFVIPFDETKSGGQIYMWARKTLHYSQMQTFSLQATWLDGGCLGVPTFFDNYVEGDERLEKTWRMGQQYALDGTPLWTNGWCGDPQMLLSYTREVTNISGDATMYQGYRFGKYEIKVGATGTPDNDYVIMRYAEVLMTKAECILRTGGNSQDAADLVNEVRRRNFDTTNELTGAELEATISCNGVPVKYGRLLQELGVEFALEGLRRSQLIRFDDNYTKGTWWEHTPTNDTKRNLMLIPFDQLQRNSNLVQNPK is encoded by the coding sequence ATGTTTAGAAAACAATATATTATCACTGCATTCCTTGCCCTTACTGCGGTATTCAGTGGTTGCACTAATCTTGATGAGGAAGTTTTCAGTAGCATTCCGGAAAAAGATTTCTATAAGACCGAGTCTGAGTTTTTGGCAGCTATGGTTCCGGTTTACTCAGGTATGCGTGCTATGACCGATTGGCAAAACTGGTGGGATTTGGAAGAAACAACCGATGTATGTGTCACTCCTGTTAAGAATCACGGTTTGTGGTATGATGGCGGCATTTATATTCGCCTGCACCAACATTCATGGACGGAAGAAGATCCGCACCTGAATGCTATCTGGAATGTGTTGTATGCAGGTGTGTCAAGTGCCAATCGCGTACTCTATCAGTTTGAAAACTCTTCCATAGAAATGGCTGGAAAGCAAAATTACATTTCGGAGTTGAAAGTGGCGCGTGCATTCTATTATTATCTGTTGCTTGAGGCTTTTGGAAATGTACCTATCATCGACCGCTTTGATGTACCCGACGGTTATCTTCCTGCTACGGAGCCACGTGCAAAAGTCTTTCAATTTGTGGAAACGGAATTGAAAAACAATATCGATAACCTGAGCGAAGACAGATTGAGTACTTACGGGCGCTTTAATAAGTGGAATGCTAAAATGCTGCTTGCGCGCATGTATCTGAATGCTGAGGCTTGGATAGGTACACCTATGTATAGCGAATGTGAAGCTCTGTGTGATGAAATCATACTTGCTAATAAGTATAGGCTCGATGGCGATTACTCATTGCCATTCTCTACAAACAATGAGTTGAGTAATGAAACAATGTTTGTCATTCCGTTTGATGAAACGAAATCCGGCGGGCAGATATATATGTGGGCACGCAAGACGTTGCACTATTCGCAGATGCAAACCTTTAGTCTTCAGGCTACCTGGCTTGATGGAGGTTGCTTAGGTGTTCCTACTTTCTTTGACAATTATGTGGAAGGTGATGAACGTTTGGAAAAGACATGGCGGATGGGGCAGCAATATGCTCTTGACGGAACTCCTCTATGGACAAACGGTTGGTGCGGTGACCCGCAAATGTTGCTCAGTTATACCAGGGAGGTTACTAATATTAGTGGTGACGCTACGATGTATCAGGGTTACCGTTTTGGCAAATATGAAATCAAGGTAGGTGCTACCGGAACCCCGGACAATGATTATGTCATCATGCGTTATGCCGAGGTGCTTATGACAAAGGCGGAATGTATTCTTCGTACCGGTGGAAATTCACAGGATGCGGCGGACTTGGTGAACGAAGTGCGCAGGAGAAACTTTGATACTACAAATGAGTTGACTGGTGCTGAACTCGAAGCTACCATATCCTGCAATGGAGTACCGGTGAAGTATGGTCGTTTGCTTCAGGAACTGGGTGTCGAATTTGCCCTTGAAGGTTTACGTCGTAGTCAGTTGATTCGCTTTGATGATAACTATACGAAAGGTACCTGGTGGGAACATACACCTACAAATGACACCAAGCGTAATTTAATGTTGATTCCGTTCGACCAATTGCAGCGTAACTCTAATTTGGTACAGAACCCGAAATAA